One Candidatus Hydrogenedentota bacterium DNA segment encodes these proteins:
- a CDS encoding DUF4091 domain-containing protein: MDGKEMWRTNIGGETDASTTYWPDKAKPLIVCTGLWGDAIALDVDGKIVWRHHFRSKNRARPLIADADGDGDTDLVIAAYNQHVYAFDRGGACIDDVRVAGSVNASPVAVPNSRGGNDIIVVSTTLQAHRFSPAPARATYGGEPDRRGRIFVQQPTAPGDGALDAIVLDNPSARFARVNVSTTDRDGTHLFSRLSSADPIVARIPDGLRARLTSNNAKFSVNVTDADGSTLLQRTVSVKARDTGARKDDRVRVWATPAYAPLDARAEHEAASNQAVRIGPLYLDEIDQGAFVIQNGGPKPIDARIELDVPTRAVRERFTGSIALLQLKVVPTLNGEEIADALVPVAENAVDIAAGESLKVWVQADAHGAAPGVYESGATIRFDYGGPRSLTVPVTIAVDSLRLPPQPLTMCTWDYVPNKWFPENTQAVLEDMQRHDVNIFPRTTVPKATYDGQRLIIDCSNLDDELARIHGRGTLLLQVAAPPIDFGAHAPADPRPMQIEYLLALRDYLFAKGWGYETWALYPVDEPGLDYGGNAQRQVEAGELFRAADPKMRIYTDPVPGLSQRDYERIAPYVDVWCPNMRLVSGLLVNDARMTAIRDSGKPVWSYECVSQVRSLSPLRYNRANAWRADHFGIDGIGFWTHSTTQVDPWIADTTKNDEYALVYPGPLPVSSVRWEAARDGIEDVGAMRVLEDAIEKARAASPRARAITNAEDVLRRVRSSVMEMADEAYVESRDFLKQGDRQIQHTWWDAQAFIQYREEIAEATHALKPATK; this comes from the coding sequence ATGGACGGCAAAGAAATGTGGCGCACGAATATCGGCGGAGAGACCGACGCGAGCACCACGTACTGGCCTGATAAAGCCAAGCCACTCATCGTGTGCACGGGATTATGGGGCGATGCGATTGCGCTCGATGTTGACGGAAAGATTGTTTGGCGGCACCACTTCCGATCGAAGAACCGCGCGCGCCCGTTGATTGCGGACGCGGATGGCGACGGCGACACGGACCTCGTTATCGCCGCGTACAACCAGCATGTCTACGCGTTTGACCGCGGCGGCGCCTGCATCGACGACGTGCGTGTTGCGGGATCGGTAAACGCGTCGCCAGTTGCCGTTCCAAACTCGCGCGGCGGCAACGATATCATCGTCGTATCGACGACACTTCAAGCGCATCGCTTTTCTCCCGCGCCCGCGCGCGCAACGTACGGCGGCGAACCCGATCGGCGCGGGCGGATATTCGTGCAACAACCAACCGCGCCCGGCGACGGCGCTCTCGATGCAATCGTGCTGGACAATCCGTCGGCGCGGTTCGCGCGCGTAAACGTTTCGACGACCGATCGGGACGGCACGCATCTCTTTTCGCGTCTGTCGTCCGCGGACCCGATCGTCGCGCGAATACCGGATGGACTGCGCGCACGCCTGACATCAAACAACGCGAAGTTCTCGGTCAACGTTACCGATGCGGACGGATCGACGTTGCTGCAACGAACGGTATCCGTGAAAGCGCGTGATACCGGCGCGCGGAAGGACGACCGTGTCCGCGTGTGGGCGACACCTGCCTACGCGCCGCTCGATGCGCGCGCCGAGCACGAGGCTGCATCAAACCAAGCAGTACGGATCGGCCCGCTCTACCTCGACGAAATCGATCAGGGTGCGTTCGTGATCCAGAACGGCGGCCCGAAACCGATTGACGCCCGCATCGAACTCGACGTTCCGACGCGGGCCGTGCGCGAACGATTCACCGGCAGTATTGCGCTGCTCCAATTAAAGGTTGTGCCCACGCTGAATGGCGAGGAAATCGCGGATGCGCTCGTTCCTGTTGCGGAAAACGCCGTGGATATTGCGGCGGGCGAATCGCTAAAAGTATGGGTGCAGGCTGATGCGCACGGCGCGGCGCCGGGCGTGTACGAAAGCGGAGCAACGATTCGCTTTGACTATGGCGGCCCGCGTTCACTGACGGTGCCGGTAACGATCGCGGTCGACTCGCTGCGCCTGCCGCCGCAACCGCTCACGATGTGCACGTGGGACTACGTGCCGAACAAGTGGTTTCCGGAAAACACACAGGCCGTGTTGGAAGACATGCAGCGGCACGACGTAAACATCTTTCCGCGCACGACCGTGCCGAAAGCAACGTACGACGGACAGCGCCTGATCATCGATTGCTCGAACCTCGACGACGAACTCGCGCGCATTCACGGGCGCGGCACGTTGCTGTTGCAGGTGGCGGCGCCTCCGATCGATTTCGGCGCGCACGCGCCCGCCGACCCGCGGCCGATGCAAATCGAATATCTGTTGGCGTTGCGCGATTACCTGTTTGCGAAAGGGTGGGGTTACGAGACGTGGGCGCTGTATCCCGTGGACGAGCCGGGGCTGGACTACGGCGGCAACGCGCAGCGCCAGGTCGAAGCGGGCGAACTGTTCCGCGCGGCGGACCCGAAGATGCGCATCTACACTGATCCGGTGCCGGGCCTTTCGCAGCGCGACTATGAGCGCATCGCGCCATACGTGGACGTGTGGTGTCCGAACATGCGGCTCGTGTCCGGCCTGCTTGTGAACGACGCGCGCATGACCGCGATACGCGACAGCGGCAAACCCGTGTGGTCCTACGAATGTGTGTCGCAGGTGCGGTCGCTGTCGCCGCTTCGGTACAACCGCGCGAACGCGTGGCGCGCGGACCATTTTGGCATCGACGGCATCGGGTTCTGGACGCACAGCACCACGCAGGTCGACCCGTGGATTGCGGACACGACGAAGAACGACGAGTACGCGCTGGTGTATCCCGGCCCGCTGCCGGTGTCGAGCGTGCGGTGGGAAGCCGCGCGTGACGGCATCGAAGACGTCGGCGCGATGCGCGTGTTGGAAGACGCGATCGAGAAAGCGCGCGCCGCAAGTCCGCGCGCACGGGCGATCACGAACGCGGAGGACGTGCTGCGCCGCGTGCGTTCGAGCGTCATGGAAATGGCCGACGAGGCCTACGTCGAAAGCCGGGACTTTCTAAAACAGGGCGATCGCCAGATTCAGCACACGTGGTGGGATGCGCAGGCGTTCATTCAGTATCGCGAAGAGATCGCGGAGGCGACGCACGCGCTAAAGCCAGCTACGAAGTAG
- a CDS encoding nucleotidyl transferase AbiEii/AbiGii toxin family protein gives MTEVLRAAIEAQSVFDRQDWKSCVIGGVALVRWGEPRETVDVDLTLLTGFGDETKFVEELLRHFDARVPDPLQFALANRVVLLRTKSGVGLDVALGALPFEESMVARSSYYDFPTGRIRTCSAEDLIVMKSFAGRTKDWADVEGIILRQRGKLDWAYVFDQLRPLADLKGAPELVAELERRRDILGR, from the coding sequence GTGACTGAGGTCTTGCGGGCAGCGATCGAGGCCCAAAGCGTCTTTGACCGGCAGGACTGGAAATCGTGTGTGATTGGCGGTGTGGCGTTAGTTCGATGGGGCGAGCCGCGCGAGACGGTGGACGTTGATCTGACGCTGCTAACCGGGTTCGGCGATGAAACCAAGTTCGTAGAGGAACTGCTGCGGCACTTTGATGCGCGCGTGCCCGATCCACTGCAGTTCGCACTGGCGAACCGCGTTGTGCTGTTGCGCACGAAGTCCGGAGTCGGGTTGGATGTCGCGTTGGGCGCGCTACCGTTTGAAGAGTCAATGGTTGCGCGATCCAGCTACTACGATTTCCCCACCGGGCGCATTCGCACGTGTTCGGCCGAAGATCTAATCGTCATGAAATCCTTCGCCGGGCGTACAAAGGACTGGGCGGATGTTGAAGGGATAATTCTACGGCAACGCGGGAAACTCGATTGGGCATATGTATTCGATCAGTTGAGGCCCCTCGCCGATCTGAAAGGCGCCCCAGAGCTTGTTGCCGAACTTGAGCGCCGGCGAGACATACTAGGGCGGTAG
- a CDS encoding NYN domain-containing protein, with product MNTNYVLIDFENVQPKQVDRLKDGAFRVLVFVGPQQTKIPLEMASALQALGSGVEYIKLEKSGKNALDFSIAYYLGALSHHDPTAQFHIISKDTGFDPLIQHLKAKKVSVKRYAGITDITVRKQSHAPAAGNPIDRVIKDLTRRKTSKPRTLKTLRSSILAHFKKELAEQELDDLMDALQKQGIVKVEGGKLAYHLPENA from the coding sequence ATGAACACGAACTACGTCCTGATCGATTTCGAGAACGTCCAGCCGAAGCAGGTTGATCGGTTGAAGGACGGCGCCTTCCGCGTACTCGTCTTTGTTGGTCCGCAACAGACGAAGATTCCGCTCGAGATGGCGTCGGCGCTGCAGGCGCTGGGCAGCGGGGTCGAATACATCAAGCTGGAGAAGTCGGGCAAGAACGCGCTCGATTTTTCCATCGCGTATTACCTCGGCGCGTTGTCGCACCACGATCCGACGGCGCAGTTCCACATCATCTCGAAGGACACGGGGTTCGACCCGCTCATCCAACATTTGAAAGCGAAGAAGGTATCGGTGAAACGCTACGCGGGCATCACAGACATTACTGTGCGCAAGCAGAGCCATGCCCCTGCCGCTGGCAATCCGATTGACCGCGTCATCAAGGACCTCACGCGCCGGAAAACGTCGAAGCCGCGCACGTTAAAAACCCTCCGCAGCTCGATCCTAGCCCACTTCAAAAAGGAACTCGCCGAACAGGAACTTGACGATTTGATGGATGCATTGCAGAAACAGGGCATCGTAAAAGTCGAGGGCGGCAAGCTGGCCTACCATCTTCCGGAGAATGCGTAG
- a CDS encoding type II toxin-antitoxin system VapC family toxin encodes MRQVFADTSFYQALLNPADSWHSHAVHFSEQFSETIVTTEQVLTELGALMSRGHWRQVYVDLILELRADPLTRIVPAASEHFSRGFELFTKRPDKYWSITDCISFSIMHQMKIDTALTCDKHFEQAGFQNVLMD; translated from the coding sequence GTGAGACAGGTATTTGCGGATACGTCATTCTATCAGGCGTTACTCAATCCCGCAGATTCATGGCATAGCCACGCGGTTCATTTTAGCGAACAGTTTTCCGAGACGATTGTTACAACCGAGCAGGTGCTGACAGAGCTTGGCGCACTCATGTCTCGCGGTCACTGGCGCCAAGTGTACGTCGATCTTATTCTGGAATTGCGCGCCGATCCTTTGACACGAATCGTTCCCGCGGCCAGTGAACATTTTTCCCGAGGGTTCGAATTATTCACCAAACGTCCCGACAAATATTGGTCAATAACGGACTGCATTTCCTTTTCCATCATGCACCAAATGAAGATTGACACCGCATTAACGTGTGACAAACACTTCGAGCAAGCCGGTTTTCAAAACGTGCTGATGGACTGA
- a CDS encoding glycine hydroxymethyltransferase: MSAADSAVAAYLAKTDPDRVHPGFLAYIANLQQVAGVAPEIARGIVQELADQRAYLKLIASENYCSLATQAAMGNLLTDKYAEGFPGTRFYEGCDNIDTIESYACAQACKLFGCDHAYVQAHSGADANMVAFWAIVQARVTVPKLAELNVKDPGALSHEDWERIRQAMGNQRLLGLNLAAGGHLTHGYRHNVSGKMFEAFSYGVHPETHLLDYDAIEKQAREVKPLILLAGYSAYPRVIDFKRMRAIADAVGAVLMVDMAHFAGLVAGGVFTGDYSPFPHAHIVTSTTHKTLRGPRGGVVLSTKEFAEYVDKGCPMVLGGPLSHIMAAKGIAFTEANTPAFKTYAHKIVENAKTLAESCVREGMKVISGGTDNHLLLIDVASTFGLTGRQAAGALRECGITLNKNTIPFDQNTPLVTSGLRLGTPAVTTLGMGKDEMKEIAAIIKLALANTKAGVVESGANAGKPSKINYSIESKALDAAKARVKELLDRYPVYPELDLAFLQEHFV, encoded by the coding sequence ATTTCCGCCGCCGACAGCGCCGTTGCCGCGTACCTTGCCAAGACCGATCCAGACCGTGTTCATCCCGGGTTCCTGGCGTACATCGCGAACCTGCAGCAGGTTGCGGGCGTCGCGCCGGAAATCGCGCGCGGCATCGTGCAGGAGTTGGCCGACCAGCGCGCCTACCTGAAACTAATCGCGAGCGAGAACTACTGCTCGCTGGCGACGCAGGCGGCGATGGGCAACCTCCTCACCGACAAGTATGCCGAAGGCTTCCCCGGCACGCGCTTCTACGAAGGCTGCGACAACATCGACACGATCGAGTCCTACGCGTGCGCGCAGGCCTGCAAACTGTTCGGCTGCGACCACGCCTACGTGCAGGCGCACAGCGGCGCAGACGCGAACATGGTTGCGTTTTGGGCGATTGTGCAGGCGCGCGTGACCGTGCCGAAACTGGCCGAACTTAACGTGAAAGATCCCGGCGCGCTGTCGCACGAGGACTGGGAACGCATCCGCCAGGCGATGGGCAATCAGCGCCTGCTCGGGCTCAACCTCGCCGCGGGCGGGCACCTCACCCACGGCTACCGGCACAACGTGTCGGGGAAGATGTTCGAGGCGTTCAGTTATGGCGTGCACCCCGAGACACACCTGCTCGATTACGACGCCATCGAAAAGCAGGCGCGCGAGGTGAAACCGCTCATCCTGCTCGCGGGCTACAGCGCGTATCCGCGCGTGATCGATTTCAAGCGCATGCGCGCGATCGCCGACGCGGTCGGCGCGGTACTCATGGTGGACATGGCGCACTTTGCCGGCCTTGTCGCGGGCGGTGTGTTCACCGGCGACTACAGCCCCTTCCCGCACGCGCACATCGTTACCTCTACGACACACAAGACGTTGCGCGGGCCGCGCGGCGGTGTGGTCCTGTCCACGAAGGAGTTTGCGGAGTACGTAGACAAAGGGTGCCCGATGGTGCTTGGCGGTCCCCTCTCGCACATCATGGCCGCGAAGGGCATCGCGTTCACCGAAGCGAATACGCCCGCGTTCAAGACCTATGCGCACAAGATTGTCGAGAACGCGAAGACACTCGCGGAATCGTGCGTCCGCGAAGGCATGAAAGTCATCTCCGGCGGCACGGACAACCACCTGCTGTTAATCGATGTCGCTTCGACGTTCGGGCTTACCGGGCGCCAGGCCGCGGGCGCGTTGCGCGAGTGCGGGATCACGCTGAACAAGAACACCATCCCCTTCGATCAGAACACACCGCTCGTCACGAGCGGGCTACGCCTCGGCACGCCCGCCGTCACTACGCTTGGCATGGGCAAAGACGAGATGAAAGAAATCGCGGCAATCATCAAACTCGCGCTCGCAAATACGAAAGCCGGTGTTGTCGAATCGGGCGCGAACGCGGGCAAACCGAGCAAGATCAATTACTCGATCGAGTCGAAAGCGCTCGACGCCGCGAAGGCGCGCGTAAAGGAATTGCTCGACCGCTATCCCGTGTACCCGGAACTCGATCTCGCATTCTTGCAGGAACACTTCGTATAA